The Aggregicoccus sp. 17bor-14 genome contains the following window.
AGACGGCCTCCGAGGTGCTCGACCGCTCGGAGCGCCAGCGCGACGCGGCGCTCACCAAGCGGCTCTCCATCGCCTGGGAGGGCAAGTGGTACGAGGTGAAGCTCGAGCTGGTGCCCGACGAGCACGACCCGCACGCGCTGCTCTCGGCCGTGGATGACGCGCGCGAGCGCGTGGCCAGCTACCGCGTGGCGCCGAACTTCAAGTTCACCCGCGACACGATGAACGACTGGGCGCGCGCGGGCTTCCCGCAGCCGTAGCGCGGGGCCCTAGACGTCGCGCACGCCCGCGGGTGCGCCGTCCTCGAGCTCGTCCACGTTCGCGGTGGCCCAGGGGATGGCCTCCAGGCGCGCGAGCGGGATGGGCTCGTCGGTGAGGTCGCTCACGCCGTAGGTCCCCTCCGCGAGCTTGTCCAGCGCGCGCCGCACCTGGGCGAGCTCGCGGTCGTCCACGTCCGTGTGCGAGACCGAGACCGTGTCGCGCCGCTGGTCCTCGGC
Protein-coding sequences here:
- a CDS encoding TraR/DksA family transcriptional regulator; protein product: MGQATQLTREDVERLTARLRAEYDRLTAMHADSRPDPDPAQADPGDDADLAEDQRRDTVSVSHTDVDDRELAQVRRALDKLAEGTYGVSDLTDEPIPLARLEAIPWATANVDELEDGAPAGVRDV